A single region of the Nicotiana sylvestris chromosome 6, ASM39365v2, whole genome shotgun sequence genome encodes:
- the LOC138870732 gene encoding uncharacterized protein, with protein sequence MYFPDEEVSFVGEDIAETYESSRMFFNKAANFKGVGIGAVLVLETGQHYAVSTKLRFPCTNNMVEYEACIMGLNLAIDMNIQELLVIGYSDLLVHQVQGEWATKNTKILPYLYHVQELMKRFMKIEFKHVPRIQNEFADALATLSSMIQHPDKNFIDHIPVRIHNQLAYCAHVEEEMDEKPWFHDIKEYLAKGEYPEQANYTQKCTLRRLSNHFLQSGGILYRRTHDLGLLGCVDAKESSKLLKEIYARTCGPHMNCFVLAKTILRAGCFWMTMETDCI encoded by the coding sequence atgtattttcctgacgaagaagtgtcattcgtaggagaggacattgctgaaACCTACGAAAGTTCGAGAATGTTCTTCAACaaagctgcaaacttcaaaggagtgggtattggagcaGTTTTAGTGTTAGAGACCGGTCAACATTATGCGGTATCCACAAAGCTTAGGTTCCCATGCACTAACAACATggtagaatatgaggcttgcatcatggggctcaatttggccatcgatatgaatatacaagagttgctCGTAATTGGttattcggatcttctggtacatcaagttcaaggagaatgggctacgaaaaataccaagatactaccatacttgtatcatgtgcaagaattgatgaagaggttcatgaagatagaATTTAAACATGTTCcaagaatccagaatgagttcgcagaTGCACTGGCTaccttgtcatcaatgatacaacatccagacaagaatttcatcgatcacATTCCGGTAAGGATCCATAACCAActggcatattgtgctcatgttgaagaagaaatggacgaaaaaccttggttccacgacatcaaagagtacttggcaaaaggagagtacccagaacAGGCGAACTATACTCAGAAATGTACACTACGGAggctgtccaatcacttcttgCAAAGTGGAGGAATTTTATATAGAAGAACACATGATCTAGGACTATTAGGGTGTGTTGACGCCAAAGAGTCTTCCAAATTGCTCAAGGAGATATATGCCAGAACCTGCGGCCCACATATGAACTGCTTTGTCTTGGCCAAGACGATACTCAGGGCCGGAtgcttttggatgaccatggagacagactgCATATAG